Genomic window (Acidobacteriota bacterium):
CCCGGTGCCGAGCCCGAAGTGGATCACCGGGAAGATCGCCGCGAAGTGGGGCCAGCGCCACCACCCGTGCCGCCGGGCCAGGCGGGTCGACTCGATCAGCACGAGGAGTCCGTAGGCGGCTACGGGCACGGCCCACAGTGCCGCCGCGGGTAGGCCCCCGAGGAGGAAGGCGGGGCCGCTCAGGGTCCAGGCCACGAATCCCGGCAACGCCGCCTGCTCCCAAGTCAGACGGCGTGGGTGCTTGAGCAGGAACTTGCAGCGGCCGAACCCGTAGCGGAACATCTGCCGCCACAGCCCCGGAAGGTCCCGGCGCGCGTGGTAGAAGACGGTCAGGCGCGGGCTGATGTAGCAGCGCATCCCCGCCTCGTCGAGTCTCGTGTTGAACTCGACGTCCTCGCAGGCGTCGAAATCCTCGTCCAGGTAACCGATCTTCTCGAAGACCTCCCGCCGGTAGGCTGCGCCGACGCTCGCCGCGGGAACGAACCCCTCCGCGTCGCTGTAGATGAACGAACTCCGGCTGTGTCCCAGCCAGGAAGCCCTCGCCAAGGCGATCGATTCCGACCAGCGGCTTCCGGGCACCGGGATCAGCGGCTGCGGCCGGCCGAGGCACTCCGCGCCGGTCCTCTCGAAGATCTCCGCCACGGTGCGGAGAAGATCACGTCCCGGAATCTCCACGTGCCCGTCGATGACGAGGGCGTAGTCTCCCCGCGCGTTCCGGAAACCGACGTTCCTTCCGGCGGAGCTGCGGATGCCCGGATTGTCGAGCAGGCGGACGCGCGTGTCGCGAGCGGCGACCGCCGCGACGACTCGACGGGTTCCGTCCGTGCTCCTTCCGTCGCACACCAGAATCTCGAAGCGGTCCTCCGGGTAGTCCTGCTCCAGGAGTCGCTCGAGGACCCTGCCGACCGTCGCCTCCTCGTTCCGCACCGGAACGACGACGGAAATGAAGGGCGGCCCGCTCCCCTGCCGCGAGGGACGGTCCCGTGGCACGCGCGCGCTCATCCGCCGCCCGACAGCCGCTCGGCAGCGCGCGCGACGGCGGCGTGGCCGGCGGCCCGAGGAGCGAGGGCGTCGTAGATGGCGGCGAGGGCCCTGGTCTGCCGCTCCGGATCGAACTCGCGCGACAGACGTTCCCGGGCGCGTTCCGCGCGCCGCTGCGCCTCCGCCGGCGATCGCAGGGCCTGCTCGATCGCCCCCGCGAGCGCCTCCGGATCGTCGGGGGGGACCGTCCACCCGGTTTCCCCGTCCACGACCGCTTCGGGGACCCCCCCGACCTCGGTGGCCACCACCGGGGTTCCCACGCGGAACGCCTCCAGGATCACGTTCGGCAGCCCCTCGCTTCGGGAGGGATTCACCAGCAGGTCGGCACCCGCGATCCAGCGGGGAAGCTCGTGTCGGAACCCGGCGAGCCGAACCGAGTCGGCGAGCCGCTCGCGCCGAATGAGCCGCTCCAGGCGGCGGCGCCGCGCCCCTTCCCCGAGAATCGCCGCGAGGACCGGCCTTCCCCGTTCCCGCAGGTGCGCGACGGCGCGAACCAACACGTCCTGTCCCTTCTCGGGGCTCAGCCGTCCCGCGGCGATCAACACCGGCCGCGGATCTCCTTCCCATCCCAGCGCTCGCCGCACGTCGATCGGGGCACCGAAGCCGTCTTCCCGGACGTCGGCGTTTCGGACCACGCAGATGCGCTCCGCCCGTACGCCGATCCGCAACGCCAGCCGCCGCATCGCCTCCGATACCGCCACGACCCGGTCCGCCCGCCGGAGCGACCAGCGGTAGGCGCGCTCGTACAACCTCACCTTGAGATTCTCGCCGGTGAGGCCGCGGAGGAAGGCGATGCGCGGTATCCCGACCTTCGCCGCCGCGAGGTGCCCGTAGATGTCCGCCTTGTAGCCGTGGGTCGCGAGGACCTCGACGCGCATCTCGCTCAGGAAACGGGCCAACTGGCGCGCATTGTCGGGGCTGAACGGCGAGGCGGTATCGACGAGGAACGCCGGCCGCCCGCGTTCTCGGGCCCTTTCGACGATCTCGACCGCCGGCCGGCCCTCCCTGAACGAGCCGATCACCGCCTCCCAGCCGTAGCGGCCGAGACGCGCGGCGTGCCCCAGGATCTGCCTCTCCGGACCGCCGAAGAAATTGCTGGCGATCAGGTGCGCGACGCGCCTCCGCGCAGGAGGGGTCTGTGGGCCGGGGCGCGCGGGCGAACGACGTCGCGTCATGGCGCCGCCGTCCCCGCTGCGGCCCAGCCGGGAACGAGGGCGTTCCCTCGGACGCTGTACACGGCGAGGTGGCGGCTCTCGGGAGAGGCGAGCCACTCGCCGATCGGCATCGCTCTCAGCACCGAGAGCAGAGCATCCAGCCTTGTCTCCATGCGGGAGAGATTACGGTAGTGGCGCACGCGCGTCACCGGCCCGACGGGCAACCGCGGCTGCCCCGGATCGAGTTCCCACGGGTGAAGGTAGAGGACGGCGGGTCGCCGGTGCGCCCGGGTCATTCGCCGCAGGCCCCATCGGACGAGGACGAACGGGAGATGCCGCCAGTAGGCGCCCCCGGCGAGAGGAATCCGCAGCCTCCCCACGCGCAGGGTCGCGGGCGGCAGCTCGAGCAGGTCTCCCCCCGGCGTCAGGGCCACGAACGGCTCGGTGGGGGCCGCGGGAAGGCGGCACCGGCGATAGACCGGAAAGATGCTGGAATCGTAGCGGAAGCCGTGCGCGGCGAGAACCTCCAGAGCCCAGAGGTTTTCCTTCCCGATCGAGAAGGACGGCGCGCGGTAGCCGGCCGGCCTCGCGCCGCAAGCCGATCCGATCGCTTCCACCGCGAGGGCGGTGTCCTCCGCGAACCGTTCCGGATCGAGGGAATCGACCCGCCGGTGGTGGTAGGAGTGGCACGCGATTTCGTGACCGGCCTCGGCGATTTCGCGCACGAGATCGGGGTAGCGGTCGGCGATCCACCCCAGGACGAACCATGTGGCCCGCGCTTCGTGGCGCGCCAGGATTTCCAGGAGCTTGCGGACGTTGCGCGCCACCCGGGCCGGATACCACTCCCAGTCATCGCGCTGGACGATGGACCGGAACGCCTCGACCTGGAAGTAGTCCTCGAGATCGATCGAGAGAAGAGCCGGCGCGGCCGCGTTGCCGTCCAGGACTCCCGCCGGCCGGGGCCGCCCGCTGTCCCGCGACGCCTGCAGACCAGCCGGGTCGAGCTCCACGACTCGCCTCCATGTTTCGCGGGATCCCGGGCGCCGGCGCGGCGGCGCCGTCGCCGCTGGGGCTATATATATGTGCCGATGATCCGGATCAACGCTCGTCCCGAACGGCCTCGCCCCGTCGCGCCAGCGGCGCGATGTCTCTAGGCTCTCCCCGGAACGCCCACCGCCGATGGAAGCGTTCGCCCTGGAGACCCTCGAGAGCGTCGGGTCTCTCCGCGCCGAGTGGGACGACCTGCTCGCACGCTGTCCCGGCTCGCCGCTGTTTCGGACCCCCGAGTGGGTGCTCACCTGGTACGAGGTCCTGGCGGACCGCTTCCGACCGCTGGTCCTCGCCTTCCGCGAGTCCGGGCGGCTGATCGGGCTCCTCCCGCTGGCACGGCGCCGGGACGGCCGGAGGATCGAATTCGCGGGGGAGGCGCTCGCCTCCGGCGACCACCTCGGTCTCGTCGCGAGAGCGGAGGAGCTGGATCGACTCTGGGACGCGGCGGCGGGCCTCCTCGAGCCGGAGCTCCGGCGGGCGCGCGTCCTCAGGCTGGCGATGCTCGATCGCGGACCCGAGGTGGAGGCCGCACGTCGAGCGGCGGACCGGCGCGGCTGGACCGTCGTCGCCTCCGCCGGCATCGAGGCGCCCGTGGCGCGGCTTCCCTCCGATCCGGAAGACCTCCTCCGCCGGCTCCGAAAGAAGCGGCGGGCCGACGTGAGACGGCGCCGGCGGGATCTCGAACAGCGGGAAGGCGCCGCCTTTTCCACGATCACCGGCGCCGAGGACGTCGGCACGGGCCTGGAGATCCTGTTCGCGCTTCATGCGGCCCGCTGGCGGAGCCGTGGCAGCGAAGGGACGCTCGGCGACCCTGTCAAGCGCCGCTTCCTCGGCACCTTCTGCCGGTCGGCCGCGGAACGTGGATGGCTGCGCCTCCACGTGTGCCGCGCGCGCGGGAGACCGATCGGCGCTCTGCTCGCCTTTCACCGCGACGGCACCGCGAGCTATCTGCAATCGGGCTGGGATCCGGAGTTCCGCCGCTACGGAGTGGGAGAACTGCTCGTGCTCTTCGGCATGGAGGAGGCGGTCCGCGAGGGCCTGCGGTGGTTCGACTTCCTGCGCGGCGACGAGCCGTACAAGGCGCGCTGGTCCACCGAGACCCGCACGCTGGTCACGCTGGAAGCCGCGTGCCGCCTCCCCGGGCGGGCCGAACTCCGCCTGCGCGCGCTCGCCTCCGGCCTCCGGCGCCGCCTGCGTGCCCGACTCGCGGGTGACCGCCGCGCGGAGGGCGGCCGGTGAGCTCGCTCGGACGCTCAGCCACGGCGCGTCTGCTCCGCCACGCCTTCTGGTGGCTGCGCGTCGCCCTCGGTGCCCGGAGGGCCCGTCAGGAGGGCGCGCTGCGGATCCTCACCTACCACGGGGTCGTCGCCGACGCCGCGGCGGCGGAGCCGCTGGTGCCGCCTTACTACGTCACGGAACGGCAGCTCGCCCGGCAGTTGCGGGCCCTGCGCCGCTGGGCTCGGTTCGCCTCGGCCGAAGAGCTCCGGTTCGACGCGCGGGAGGGCCTCGTCTGGGACCCGGACGGACTGAGCGTGCTCGTCACGTTCGACGATGGGGCGCGGAACGTCGTCGAACTCGCGCAACCGGTCCTCGACTCCTGCGGCGTCCACGCGGTGCTGTTCGTGACCACGGGTCACATCGGAACGGACCGCCCGTTCCCGGCGGACGCTCTCCGCGCTCTCCGCCTCCTCGGCGCACCGGGGAGGAGCGGCGCGGCGGCGAGCGATCCGTGCCTCCGCGAGCTGCTGGAGCGGCCGGCGGCTTGGAAGGAGTTGCCCTCCGCCCGGTACCGGGAGCGGTTGCAGCGGGCGTGGGAAGAGCTTCCGCCGGAGGAACGCTCGCGCGTGCTGCGCCTCCTCGGCCCCGCCCACTGGGACGAACTCCTCGCCTTCGCCGCCGCGGGGCACACGTTGGGGGCGCACACCGCCCACCATGCCATCCTGTCGCGGGAACCCTTGGAGACGATGCAGCGGGAGATCGAGGATTCGTTCGCCGAGCTTCGATCGCGAGGCGTGACGGGTCGAATTCCGTTCGCCTACCCCAACGGCTCCCGCGGCGACTACACGGACGATTGCATCGCGGTTCTCCGTGCCTTGGATGCCGCCTGGGCGGCCACCACCGTCCCCGGCCCCAACCGATCCGGTAGCCCGCGCTTCGAGCTCAGGAGGAACCCGGTGGCGATGGGCTATCCGCTGAGCCGCCTCCGCGCCGAGCTGCTCGGACTCGCGGACGGGTGGGAATGAGGTGCCGCGAGCGGGCCGCCGTGTCCCCGGCATCGCGGGCCAGTTCCGCGCCGGCACCCAGGAAGGCCCCCAACCAGAACCAGTTGTACTCGTACAGGTTGTGGCCGGGAACTCCGAACAGGAGCATCAAGAGGAAACTCGCTCCCGCGGCGTCGACCAGCTCCGCGAGCCGCTCTGCCGGATCGCCTCGCGCGCTCCGCGCGGCGCGCCGCAGCCTGTGCCGGGCACGGCCCCACGTTCCCAGACAGGCGGCGCAGAACGCCGCGAACCCGACGAGGCCGACCAGGCCGGTTTCCCCGAGCAGCTGGCCCGGAAGGTTGTGGGGCTGCAAGCCGACCACCTCGAAGGACAGCCGGCCGAGATAGAGATGGCTGATGGTGAAGCAGTTCGGCCCGACCCCGGCGAGCGGCCGCATCTTGAACAGCGCCCACCCTTTGAGCAGCCCGATCCGCCGGCCTTCGGCCGACTCGTGGGCCGACTTGTTCAACTCAGGATCGAGGAGCGTCTGGTAGCGCTCGACGATGGGATCGGGAATCCAGATGACGAGAACCAGCGCCGCCGCGCCGAGGGCCAGGGCCGCGCGCCACCTCCGCCGGGACGACCAGAAGGCGGCAAGCGCCCAGGCGGCGAGCCCGATCAGCCCCGCCCGCGAACCGGTCAGCACGACGACCGCCACCGACTGGACCGCGGCCGCGGCCAGGACCCACCGGAGCCAGCGCCGCTGCTCGGTCCGCCACAGGGCGAGAAGGAAGGGCATCACGAGGACGGTCTTCGCCGCGAAGGTGTTCGGATCGCCGTAGGTGGTCTCGATGCCGATCAGCCGCCAGATCCCCATGCGGTAGACGCCGCGCCCGTGCATCGCGTATTCCCAGAGCGCCTTCGACTGGTAGAGGGCCATCCAGCCCACCCAGCACAGGGCGAGCCCCCGCATGTCGGCGGGCCGCCGGATCGCCCCCCACATCGCCAGCGCGAACAGCGCCGTCTTCGCCGTCTGCGACGTGGTCGCCCAGCTCCTCCCGGGCTCGAGGGCCAGCGCCGTGGCGACCAGCAACGCCGCGAGGAAACCGGCGGCCGCCCAGGGAATCGATCCCCGCCGCCAGCGCCACTCGCGCCCGACGAAGACGCGCGCGAGAACGACGAGCGCGACCACCTTCTCGAAGGGAATCGCCTGAAGCGAAGGGACGAGGCTCTCCCACGGGCGGATGAGGAACACGCCCATGTACAGGGCGAGCCAGGGAACGGCCGCGTTGACCGGCCCGTCGCCGCCGCCGAGGAGCGTGCGGAGCCAGCCCGCGGTGCGGCGCCGCCCCGGGCGCGTTCCCGGCTCCCGGCGGGGGTCCGTCTCGAAGGAGCGGACCGCCATCGCGTCAGTGCGTCGCATCCGCCGGTCGCCGGCCCTGGCACCGTGCGACCCGGACCGGATGTCCGCCCCCCGTGGGTCCGATCGTGGAACGCCTGTCCATCGTGGCATTACTACCTTCGGCAAGCCGTTCGCGCCAGAGACGGCTCGGAAGCGCGTGCCGGGCGGAGGATGTGGTGGATAATCCGCAGCGCCCGCCAGACCGCCGGTGGCCGGCG
Coding sequences:
- a CDS encoding glycosyltransferase family 2 protein — protein: MSARVPRDRPSRQGSGPPFISVVVPVRNEEATVGRVLERLLEQDYPEDRFEILVCDGRSTDGTRRVVAAVAARDTRVRLLDNPGIRSSAGRNVGFRNARGDYALVIDGHVEIPGRDLLRTVAEIFERTGAECLGRPQPLIPVPGSRWSESIALARASWLGHSRSSFIYSDAEGFVPAASVGAAYRREVFEKIGYLDEDFDACEDVEFNTRLDEAGMRCYISPRLTVFYHARRDLPGLWRQMFRYGFGRCKFLLKHPRRLTWEQAALPGFVAWTLSGPAFLLGGLPAAALWAVPVAAYGLLVLIESTRLARRHGWWRWPHFAAIFPVIHFGLGTGFLWSLLRRGHLPPPR
- a CDS encoding glycosyltransferase family 1 protein, which gives rise to MTRRRSPARPGPQTPPARRRVAHLIASNFFGGPERQILGHAARLGRYGWEAVIGSFREGRPAVEIVERARERGRPAFLVDTASPFSPDNARQLARFLSEMRVEVLATHGYKADIYGHLAAAKVGIPRIAFLRGLTGENLKVRLYERAYRWSLRRADRVVAVSEAMRRLALRIGVRAERICVVRNADVREDGFGAPIDVRRALGWEGDPRPVLIAAGRLSPEKGQDVLVRAVAHLRERGRPVLAAILGEGARRRRLERLIRRERLADSVRLAGFRHELPRWIAGADLLVNPSRSEGLPNVILEAFRVGTPVVATEVGGVPEAVVDGETGWTVPPDDPEALAGAIEQALRSPAEAQRRAERARERLSREFDPERQTRALAAIYDALAPRAAGHAAVARAAERLSGGG
- a CDS encoding DUF3473 domain-containing protein, with product MPAEATTVQPRRSAARRAASTSGPRSSIASLRTRARRSSGSRRPAAASQSRSSSSALATRPRWSPEASASPANSILRPSRRRASGRSPISRPDSRKARTSGRKRSARTSYQVSTHSGVRNSGEPGQRASRSSHSARRDPTLSRVSRANASIGGGRSGESLETSRRWRDGARPFGTSVDPDHRHIYIAPAATAPPRRRPGSRETWRRVVELDPAGLQASRDSGRPRPAGVLDGNAAAPALLSIDLEDYFQVEAFRSIVQRDDWEWYPARVARNVRKLLEILARHEARATWFVLGWIADRYPDLVREIAEAGHEIACHSYHHRRVDSLDPERFAEDTALAVEAIGSACGARPAGYRAPSFSIGKENLWALEVLAAHGFRYDSSIFPVYRRCRLPAAPTEPFVALTPGGDLLELPPATLRVGRLRIPLAGGAYWRHLPFVLVRWGLRRMTRAHRRPAVLYLHPWELDPGQPRLPVGPVTRVRHYRNLSRMETRLDALLSVLRAMPIGEWLASPESRHLAVYSVRGNALVPGWAAAGTAAP
- a CDS encoding GNAT family N-acetyltransferase, with product MEAFALETLESVGSLRAEWDDLLARCPGSPLFRTPEWVLTWYEVLADRFRPLVLAFRESGRLIGLLPLARRRDGRRIEFAGEALASGDHLGLVARAEELDRLWDAAAGLLEPELRRARVLRLAMLDRGPEVEAARRAADRRGWTVVASAGIEAPVARLPSDPEDLLRRLRKKRRADVRRRRRDLEQREGAAFSTITGAEDVGTGLEILFALHAARWRSRGSEGTLGDPVKRRFLGTFCRSAAERGWLRLHVCRARGRPIGALLAFHRDGTASYLQSGWDPEFRRYGVGELLVLFGMEEAVREGLRWFDFLRGDEPYKARWSTETRTLVTLEAACRLPGRAELRLRALASGLRRRLRARLAGDRRAEGGR